Proteins co-encoded in one Coxiella burnetii genomic window:
- a CDS encoding AMP-binding protein gives MEKIWLKSYPSGIPETVNVETYHSLQEALEDYCKRFKDKTAFINFGISTSYSQLDKLSRDFAAYLQQHLKMKKGERFGIILPNVLQFPVAMFGAPSCWVGRCKF, from the coding sequence ATGGAAAAAATATGGCTAAAGAGTTATCCATCGGGGATTCCTGAAACCGTTAACGTAGAGACCTACCATTCGCTTCAAGAAGCTTTAGAGGATTATTGTAAACGATTTAAAGATAAAACGGCGTTTATCAATTTTGGTATTTCGACTTCTTATTCTCAATTAGATAAATTAAGCCGTGATTTTGCCGCCTATTTGCAGCAACACCTCAAAATGAAGAAAGGAGAACGGTTCGGTATCATACTGCCCAATGTGCTTCAATTCCCTGTTGCTATGTTTGGCGCCCCTTCGTGCTGGGTTGGTCGTTGTAAATTTTAA
- a CDS encoding AMP-binding protein: MCFNSLLLCLAPLRAGLVVVNFNPLYTAREFAFQLKDAGVTGLIVLESFAHTLSRALEKCEVKHVIVTKMGDCLKWKKPIIDFVIKYVKKMVPPWEIKGSISFKEAVRKGAQLPFEEVPMKKDDVAFLQYTGGTTGVPKGAMLTHQNILANIAQALVWVKSILSVEEETSVGALPFYHIFLLTVCCFCFMALGATCFLITNPRDIKGFIKSLGESQITVFVGINTLFSGLLNHPNFADANFSKLKLSIGGGMATQKSVSDEWFEKTGTIIIEGYGLTEASPVVSINPLDLKTFSGSIGLPLPNTEVIIRDEEGYDLPLNEPGELCVRGPQVMKGYWKKPEETEKVIDDNGWLHTGDIARIDERGFIYLLDRKKDMIIVSGFNVYPNEIEDILTSHPGIREAAVIGLSSEKTGEQIKAFIVRKDKNLTKDEVIKHCREFLTAYKVPKIIEFREELPKTNVGKVLRRALRDEN; the protein is encoded by the coding sequence ATGTGCTTCAATTCCCTGTTGCTATGTTTGGCGCCCCTTCGTGCTGGGTTGGTCGTTGTAAATTTTAATCCGTTATACACCGCCCGCGAGTTTGCTTTCCAATTAAAGGATGCTGGTGTGACAGGACTTATTGTTTTGGAAAGTTTCGCCCATACGCTTTCGCGAGCTTTGGAAAAGTGTGAGGTCAAACACGTTATCGTCACAAAAATGGGCGATTGTTTGAAATGGAAAAAACCGATAATTGATTTTGTCATTAAATATGTTAAGAAAATGGTTCCTCCTTGGGAAATTAAAGGTAGCATTTCTTTTAAAGAAGCCGTAAGAAAAGGCGCTCAATTACCTTTCGAAGAGGTGCCGATGAAGAAGGATGATGTTGCTTTCTTGCAATACACGGGCGGGACGACAGGAGTTCCCAAAGGCGCGATGCTAACTCATCAGAATATTCTGGCCAACATAGCTCAAGCGTTGGTGTGGGTGAAATCTATTCTATCCGTAGAAGAGGAAACTAGCGTAGGCGCGCTTCCTTTTTATCATATTTTTTTGCTAACGGTTTGTTGCTTTTGCTTTATGGCGTTGGGAGCAACGTGTTTTTTGATTACTAATCCGCGCGATATTAAAGGATTTATTAAAAGTTTAGGAGAAAGTCAGATTACTGTTTTTGTAGGGATCAATACTTTATTCAGTGGATTACTTAACCATCCTAATTTTGCCGATGCCAATTTTTCTAAACTCAAGTTAAGCATTGGCGGAGGAATGGCTACCCAAAAGTCCGTTTCCGATGAATGGTTTGAGAAAACAGGCACGATAATTATTGAAGGATATGGATTAACGGAGGCGAGTCCTGTGGTGAGTATTAACCCTCTGGATTTGAAGACTTTTAGCGGCAGCATTGGATTGCCTTTGCCTAATACTGAAGTGATTATTCGCGATGAGGAAGGTTATGATTTACCGCTTAACGAGCCAGGAGAGTTGTGCGTGCGAGGCCCGCAGGTGATGAAAGGTTATTGGAAAAAGCCGGAGGAGACAGAAAAGGTTATTGATGATAATGGGTGGCTGCATACGGGAGATATTGCTCGAATCGATGAGCGCGGCTTTATTTATTTGTTGGATCGAAAAAAAGATATGATTATTGTTTCGGGTTTTAATGTTTATCCCAATGAAATTGAGGATATTCTTACCTCTCACCCGGGTATTCGTGAGGCTGCTGTCATCGGCCTATCGAGTGAAAAAACAGGAGAACAAATTAAAGCTTTTATTGTTAGAAAAGATAAAAATTTAACGAAAGATGAGGTTATAAAACATTGCCGTGAATTTCTGACCGCTTATAAAGTACCTAAAATTATTGAATTCCGAGAGGAGTTGCCAAAAACCAATGTGGGAAAAGTATTGCGTCGAGCCTTGCGAGATGAGAATTAA
- a CDS encoding acetoacetate--CoA ligase, with protein MEASKPLWEPSSETRLQSQMSHFISDINKRFSLKIEGYPALYQWSIDQPALFWKAVWDFCGISASQAPTNVLVRGKRMEESQWFLGAKLNFAENLLRHRNQNVALIFTSETGFSRSITYAELYTEVAALAGFLRQCHVVPGDRVVGVLSNQIETVIAMLATASVGAIWSACSPDFGLEGLVDRFGQIKPKVLFAVDSHTYKGKTYHHLDKIRQLQQQLTSLTHTIIVPNHQKNIAINELKNASLYPDCLRATSLPFYFEELPFDHPVYILYSSGTTGKPKCMVHSAGGTLLQHLKELILHTDLRPSQRIFFYTTCSWMMWNWLMSSLAVGATVVLYDGAPFYPTPTALFDLIDKVGISIFGVGAKILESAEKFDLVPKKTHNLLSLKTILTTGSPLLPKSFDYVYNNVKSDIQLSSISGGSDIISCFALGNSLLPVYRGELQCIGLGMDVKIFNDDGDSVIEEKGELVCKSPFPSMPIYFWNDPEGKKYHQAYFDKYPNTWAHGDYAKTTKRGTLIIYGRSDTTLNPGGIRIGTAEIYQQVEKIKEILDCLVTSQQWKGDERIILFVVLQKETTLTDPLRKKIQTTIRQNLSPHHVPNKIIAVPDLPRTKSGKIVELAVKKIINGESVNNLTALENPKILEYFQNLKELG; from the coding sequence ATGGAAGCGTCAAAACCACTCTGGGAACCCTCTTCGGAAACTCGTTTACAAAGTCAGATGAGTCATTTTATCTCGGATATTAACAAACGTTTTTCGTTAAAAATCGAGGGTTATCCTGCACTTTACCAATGGTCCATCGATCAGCCTGCGCTCTTTTGGAAGGCCGTTTGGGATTTTTGTGGGATCAGCGCTTCGCAAGCACCTACCAACGTTTTGGTAAGAGGCAAGCGGATGGAAGAATCCCAATGGTTCTTAGGTGCCAAACTTAACTTTGCAGAAAATTTATTACGGCATCGCAACCAAAACGTTGCATTAATTTTTACTTCCGAAACGGGGTTTTCTCGGAGTATTACTTATGCTGAGCTTTACACGGAAGTTGCTGCGCTTGCTGGTTTTTTACGTCAATGCCATGTTGTTCCTGGCGATCGCGTCGTTGGTGTCCTCTCTAACCAGATCGAAACCGTAATTGCCATGCTGGCGACTGCTAGTGTTGGCGCTATTTGGTCAGCGTGTTCGCCGGATTTTGGATTAGAAGGTCTCGTAGATCGTTTTGGACAAATTAAACCTAAGGTATTATTCGCCGTCGACAGCCATACTTATAAAGGCAAAACTTATCATCACCTTGATAAAATCCGCCAACTCCAGCAGCAACTGACTTCACTAACGCACACAATCATCGTTCCTAATCATCAAAAAAATATCGCTATTAATGAGTTAAAAAATGCTTCTCTTTATCCCGACTGCCTTCGTGCAACTTCTCTTCCTTTTTATTTTGAAGAACTTCCCTTTGATCACCCCGTCTACATTCTTTATTCTTCAGGAACCACCGGAAAACCAAAATGTATGGTGCATAGCGCCGGCGGCACTCTGCTTCAGCATCTAAAAGAATTAATATTACACACTGATTTGCGGCCGTCGCAGCGTATTTTCTTTTATACCACCTGTAGCTGGATGATGTGGAACTGGTTAATGAGTAGTTTGGCCGTCGGCGCCACGGTCGTGCTTTACGATGGCGCGCCTTTTTATCCTACTCCCACAGCTTTATTCGATTTAATCGACAAGGTTGGTATTTCTATTTTTGGCGTGGGTGCAAAAATTTTAGAGTCGGCTGAAAAATTCGATTTAGTTCCTAAAAAGACACATAATCTCTTATCCTTAAAAACAATTTTAACGACAGGCTCTCCCCTTCTTCCTAAAAGTTTTGATTATGTTTACAACAACGTAAAATCCGACATTCAATTATCATCCATCTCGGGCGGCAGCGATATTATTTCTTGTTTCGCTTTAGGAAATTCTTTATTGCCCGTCTATCGCGGCGAATTGCAGTGTATCGGCCTTGGCATGGATGTAAAAATTTTTAACGACGACGGGGATTCCGTAATTGAAGAAAAAGGCGAATTAGTCTGTAAAAGCCCTTTCCCTTCAATGCCAATTTATTTTTGGAATGATCCTGAGGGCAAAAAATATCACCAAGCTTATTTTGATAAATACCCTAATACCTGGGCGCACGGCGATTACGCTAAAACAACAAAACGCGGTACACTGATTATCTACGGACGCTCGGATACCACGCTTAATCCTGGCGGAATTCGCATTGGCACCGCCGAAATTTACCAACAAGTCGAAAAAATTAAGGAAATTCTAGATTGTCTGGTTACCAGTCAGCAGTGGAAAGGAGATGAACGAATTATCTTATTCGTTGTTCTCCAAAAAGAAACTACTTTAACTGATCCCTTGCGGAAAAAAATTCAAACCACCATTCGCCAAAATCTATCACCTCATCATGTACCGAATAAAATTATCGCTGTGCCCGACTTACCCCGAACAAAAAGCGGTAAAATAGTTGAATTAGCAGTAAAAAAAATTATTAACGGCGAGTCGGTTAATAACTTAACCGCTCTCGAAAACCCCAAAATACTAGAATATTTCCAGAATCTCAAAGAATTGGGGTGA
- the rluD gene encoding 23S rRNA pseudouridine(1911/1915/1917) synthase RluD, translated as MSGPMCASRIELKKIIPPELAGARLDQVLAKLFPDYSRSQLQNWIRGGHVKVDGIQKTKAREKVRENQFIEIEAQLEPNERWVPQPIPLDVIYEDETLLVINKPVGLIVHPGAGVRDQTLINALLHYDPSLSVVPRAGIIHRLDKDTSGLLLIARTLASHHALIKAMKARQIVREYEAIVKGVLISGRTIEAPVGRHPIHRTRMAVVEFGRPAITHFRIIKRYRAHTHIRVQLETGRTHQIRVHMAHIHHPLAGDPVYGSHVGIPVHLSDPLQTALKTLKRQALHAATLQFSHPVDQRPMACHAPLPADMAHLLECLEDDYSQLARS; from the coding sequence ATGTCAGGCCCTATGTGTGCTTCTCGCATCGAATTAAAAAAAATCATTCCCCCTGAGCTTGCCGGTGCTCGACTAGATCAAGTATTGGCAAAATTGTTTCCAGATTATTCTCGTTCACAACTGCAAAATTGGATTCGGGGTGGTCATGTCAAAGTAGATGGAATACAAAAAACCAAAGCCAGAGAAAAAGTGCGGGAGAATCAATTCATTGAGATAGAGGCCCAATTAGAACCTAATGAGCGCTGGGTTCCACAACCGATCCCGTTAGATGTCATTTATGAAGACGAAACTTTGCTGGTGATCAATAAACCCGTTGGCCTTATCGTTCACCCCGGCGCTGGTGTTCGAGATCAGACATTAATTAACGCTTTATTGCATTATGACCCGAGCTTAAGCGTGGTGCCCAGAGCCGGCATCATTCACCGCCTAGACAAAGACACCTCGGGCCTGCTCTTAATCGCCCGCACCTTAGCTTCGCATCATGCTTTAATAAAAGCCATGAAAGCCCGCCAAATCGTCCGAGAATACGAAGCGATTGTAAAGGGCGTTTTGATTTCCGGCCGAACGATTGAGGCCCCCGTCGGCCGCCACCCCATTCATCGCACGCGCATGGCGGTAGTCGAATTCGGTCGCCCGGCCATTACTCATTTCCGGATTATCAAACGCTACCGCGCGCACACGCACATCCGCGTGCAACTCGAAACGGGACGGACTCATCAAATTAGAGTGCATATGGCACACATTCACCATCCTTTGGCGGGTGACCCCGTCTATGGTAGTCACGTCGGGATTCCTGTGCATTTGTCCGATCCGCTCCAAACCGCCTTGAAAACACTAAAGCGGCAGGCACTTCACGCAGCAACTTTACAATTCTCCCACCCCGTCGACCAGCGTCCGATGGCGTGTCACGCGCCTCTACCCGCGGACATGGCCCACCTGTTAGAATGCCTAGAAGATGATTATTCCCAATTGGCCCGCTCCTAA
- a CDS encoding Do family serine endopeptidase — protein MKKLSKIILSSIFAGLPLLLPVSSYAHLPSAVEGKTIPSLAPMLNKTTPSVVNIAVEKLIPQTPNPLQPEMDQNTAPTKVLGVGSGVIIDAKKGYIVTNAHVVKDQKIMVVTLKDGRRYRAKVIGKDEGFDLAVIQIHANHLTALPIGNSDQLKVGDFVVAVGSPFGLTQTVTSGVISALNRQEPRIDNFQSFIQTDAPINPGNSGGALIDLEGKLIGINTAIVTPSAGNIGIGFAIPSDMVKSVAEQLIKYGKVERGMLGVTAQNITPELADALNLKHNKGALVTKVVAESPAAKAGVEVQDIIESVNGIRIHSSAQLHNMLGLVRPGTKIELTVLRDHKVLPIKTEVADPKKVLLQRELPFLGGMRMQKFNDLEPDGTILQGVLVTGVDDSSDGALGGLEPGDIIISANGQLTPTVDELMKIAEGKPKELLLKVARGAGQLFLVIQQSQ, from the coding sequence ATGAAAAAATTATCCAAAATTATTCTCAGCAGTATTTTTGCGGGGCTCCCATTACTCCTGCCCGTCAGTAGTTACGCTCACTTACCCTCCGCTGTCGAAGGAAAAACAATACCCAGCCTTGCACCAATGTTGAATAAGACCACACCGAGCGTCGTCAACATTGCCGTGGAAAAGCTGATTCCTCAAACGCCAAACCCCTTACAACCCGAAATGGATCAAAACACAGCACCAACGAAAGTCTTAGGCGTAGGCTCGGGTGTAATCATAGACGCCAAAAAAGGCTATATCGTAACAAATGCTCATGTCGTCAAAGACCAAAAAATCATGGTGGTGACGCTTAAAGATGGTCGCCGTTATCGAGCGAAAGTCATCGGAAAAGATGAAGGGTTTGATCTGGCTGTGATTCAAATTCACGCGAACCATTTGACCGCACTTCCCATCGGAAATTCAGATCAATTAAAAGTGGGTGATTTCGTCGTCGCCGTGGGAAGCCCTTTTGGCTTAACTCAAACAGTCACTTCCGGCGTCATTAGCGCCTTGAATCGCCAAGAACCGCGTATCGATAATTTTCAAAGCTTTATTCAAACCGACGCGCCGATTAATCCCGGCAATTCCGGCGGGGCTTTAATCGATTTAGAGGGCAAATTAATTGGTATTAATACAGCGATTGTCACCCCGTCCGCGGGAAATATCGGCATCGGCTTTGCCATTCCCAGCGACATGGTCAAAAGCGTGGCCGAACAATTAATTAAATATGGAAAAGTCGAACGCGGCATGCTCGGCGTAACGGCTCAAAATATTACCCCGGAATTAGCGGACGCCCTAAATTTAAAACATAACAAAGGAGCGCTGGTAACCAAAGTGGTTGCTGAAAGTCCAGCGGCTAAAGCCGGGGTTGAGGTGCAGGATATTATTGAATCTGTCAACGGTATTCGGATTCATAGTTCAGCACAACTCCACAACATGCTCGGGCTGGTGCGTCCAGGAACTAAGATTGAACTAACCGTATTGCGCGACCATAAGGTTCTGCCTATAAAAACGGAAGTAGCCGATCCTAAAAAAGTGCTATTGCAACGCGAACTGCCCTTCCTCGGCGGCATGCGTATGCAGAAATTCAACGACCTAGAGCCCGATGGCACTATTTTGCAAGGTGTTTTAGTTACCGGCGTGGACGATAGCAGCGATGGAGCGCTCGGCGGGTTAGAGCCCGGCGATATCATTATCAGTGCTAATGGCCAATTAACGCCCACGGTCGATGAGCTAATGAAAATCGCTGAAGGCAAGCCAAAGGAGTTGTTACTGAAAGTGGCGCGGGGCGCGGGACAATTATTTTTAGTTATCCAACAATCACAATAA
- a CDS encoding helix-turn-helix domain-containing protein encodes MTKLSRREFAKKSGIANTTLQHWEDGEKHTLPEKSVRRFIKALLNLGVHCSYDWLMHGKGPAPQYAGHVIFQEETTDLPTHGARQKNEDEEIKEELTLFLSRNKNTVHLVVSDDAMEPRFVQGEVVAGVRVYGKEIEKLIGLDCIVLVQGGDLLLRTILKGDVEGYYHLGYTNPKTTASKPFLYNIELVNAAPVIWARRNSHLYKSPK; translated from the coding sequence ATGACTAAACTGTCTCGACGAGAATTCGCCAAAAAATCAGGGATTGCAAATACGACATTACAACATTGGGAGGACGGCGAAAAACATACACTTCCTGAAAAATCAGTAAGACGTTTTATCAAAGCGCTTTTAAATTTAGGTGTTCATTGTAGCTATGATTGGCTAATGCACGGAAAAGGACCTGCACCGCAATATGCCGGCCATGTAATTTTTCAGGAAGAAACGACGGATTTGCCCACTCATGGAGCACGTCAAAAAAACGAGGATGAAGAAATAAAAGAAGAATTAACCTTATTTCTAAGTAGAAATAAAAATACCGTGCATTTGGTGGTATCGGATGACGCGATGGAGCCTCGTTTTGTTCAAGGAGAAGTTGTTGCCGGTGTTCGGGTTTATGGAAAAGAAATTGAAAAATTAATAGGGTTAGATTGCATCGTGCTCGTCCAAGGAGGCGATCTGTTATTGAGGACAATTTTGAAAGGAGATGTAGAAGGGTATTATCACTTAGGCTATACCAATCCTAAGACAACAGCGTCTAAGCCTTTCCTCTATAATATTGAATTAGTGAACGCAGCGCCCGTTATTTGGGCCAGACGCAACTCCCATCTCTATAAATCGCCGAAATGA
- the pgeF gene encoding peptidoglycan editing factor PgeF, translating to MIIPNWPAPKRIKAVTTTRSDGNLALHVGDDAAQVQQNRLRLTENLQLPSPPVWLNQVHGSGVISLPLHYNAPPTADAAYCRQPNRVCAVLTADCLPVLITDKNGQEIAAVHAGWRGLAAGVLDQALTFFQADPRDLLIWLGPAIGPKAFEVGNEVRQAFLDRQRDYETAFVAHNGRWLANLYQLATINLNQLGVSHIYGGKFCTYQDKIHFYFYRREKGHTGRMATLVWIETET from the coding sequence ATGATTATTCCCAATTGGCCCGCTCCTAAGCGCATTAAAGCAGTTACCACGACGCGTTCTGATGGCAATTTGGCCCTACACGTCGGTGACGATGCCGCCCAAGTCCAACAAAATCGTCTTCGTTTAACCGAGAATCTCCAACTACCCTCGCCGCCCGTTTGGCTTAATCAAGTGCATGGTTCCGGTGTCATTTCGCTACCTCTTCATTATAACGCTCCCCCAACCGCCGATGCCGCTTATTGCCGCCAACCTAATCGCGTTTGCGCCGTCCTCACTGCTGATTGCTTACCTGTCTTAATCACCGATAAAAATGGTCAAGAAATCGCAGCCGTCCATGCCGGCTGGCGCGGCTTAGCCGCTGGCGTGCTTGACCAAGCCCTCACCTTCTTTCAGGCCGATCCTCGAGACTTATTAATATGGCTTGGACCTGCCATCGGTCCCAAAGCTTTCGAAGTTGGCAACGAAGTTCGTCAGGCCTTTCTCGACCGACAGCGAGATTATGAGACCGCCTTTGTTGCCCACAACGGCCGTTGGCTCGCCAACCTCTATCAACTCGCCACCATTAATCTCAATCAGTTAGGCGTTTCCCACATTTATGGCGGAAAATTCTGTACCTATCAGGATAAAATACATTTTTATTTTTATCGCCGAGAAAAGGGCCATACCGGCCGAATGGCAACTTTGGTATGGATCGAAACTGAAACCTGA
- a CDS encoding response regulator has protein sequence MITKKPIKKPLILLVEDNPFIQKIHVQLLKKLNCEVTLAIDGQSALALYSDKFDLIFLDINLSDMNGMEVCKAIRQRTSSTPIIALTSESSKNKPRYFSTGINDFIKKPTTQAALKRVLNYWIQ, from the coding sequence ATGATTACAAAAAAACCAATAAAGAAACCACTTATACTATTAGTCGAAGATAATCCGTTCATTCAAAAAATTCATGTTCAATTGTTGAAAAAATTAAATTGCGAAGTGACGTTGGCTATAGACGGCCAATCGGCTTTAGCTCTTTATTCGGATAAATTCGATCTCATTTTTTTGGATATTAATCTTTCAGACATGAACGGTATGGAGGTTTGCAAAGCGATACGGCAACGCACCAGTAGCACACCCATTATTGCTTTAACTTCAGAGAGTAGTAAGAACAAACCCCGCTATTTTTCCACGGGAATAAATGATTTTATTAAAAAACCAACTACCCAAGCAGCGTTAAAACGAGTACTCAACTATTGGATTCAGTGA
- a CDS encoding outer membrane protein assembly factor BamD, with the protein MKKILFLATLLLILSGCVRKDVDPYQAYRGKTSAELFTSGERALAKKDYSEAVKNFEALDAIYPFGPHAEQAQLDIIYAYYKNNDTSSAIAAADRYIRLYPRGRNVDYAYYMRGVISFDLGLSWLQKLARVSPVSRDVSTLQQSFTSFATLAEVFPHSRYTPDALTRMRYIRNLMAQREIMIAEFYMKRRAYVAAANRGSYVVQHFQGSPQVAKALAIMVQAYRALGLPKMADASNHLLQTNYPHTLEARKLRKA; encoded by the coding sequence ATGAAAAAAATATTATTTCTTGCCACGCTACTATTAATATTGTCGGGATGCGTTAGAAAAGATGTTGATCCTTATCAGGCTTACCGTGGAAAAACGTCGGCTGAATTATTTACAAGCGGTGAAAGAGCGCTGGCAAAAAAAGATTATTCTGAGGCCGTCAAAAATTTTGAAGCGCTGGATGCGATTTATCCCTTTGGTCCCCATGCTGAACAGGCGCAGCTTGATATTATTTACGCTTATTATAAAAATAATGACACTTCTTCAGCCATTGCGGCGGCCGATCGTTATATCCGGCTTTACCCGCGGGGGCGAAATGTGGATTATGCCTATTACATGCGCGGAGTGATCAGTTTTGATTTAGGTTTATCGTGGTTGCAAAAATTAGCACGGGTGAGCCCGGTGTCTCGTGACGTTAGTACTTTGCAGCAATCATTCACTTCATTCGCCACCCTTGCTGAGGTTTTTCCTCATAGCCGCTACACTCCCGATGCACTTACCCGTATGCGTTACATTCGCAATTTAATGGCTCAACGTGAAATTATGATTGCAGAATTTTACATGAAAAGGCGTGCTTATGTGGCTGCAGCCAATCGAGGGAGTTATGTGGTTCAGCATTTTCAAGGCTCCCCTCAAGTTGCGAAAGCTTTAGCGATCATGGTGCAAGCCTATCGAGCGCTTGGCTTGCCAAAAATGGCTGATGCGAGTAATCACTTATTACAAACAAATTATCCTCATACGCTGGAAGCGCGGAAATTAAGAAAAGCCTAG
- a CDS encoding acyl-CoA dehydrogenase, translating into MLTLGWVILFLALAVILAFNRVSLVVWSISYGLLLILVSLVSSISLPAMVSLWVIFLLLVVLFNLLPLRRQIFSKKALSFYHQKMPRLSLTERQALTAGNVGWEGELFSGMPDWDKLKNIPKGKLSTEEQAFLEGPVEELCGMINDWDINQRWFTIPDFIWEHLKHHGFFGLIIPKKYGGKEFSALAHTQILTKISSVSIAVAVVVSVPNSLGPAELLLAYGTEEQKNYYLPRLAKSEEIPCFALTSPVAGSDAGSIEDYGIVCHHEFNGKRELAIRLNLDKRYITLAPIATLIGIAFKLYDPDHLIGDRENLGITCALIPVNTPGVVTGRRHFPLCCAFPNGPTQGKDVIVPLTYIIGGVKMAGRGWRMLMERLAADRSISVPSLVSGRVKWAVYMCGAYARIRRQFHLPIGKFGGVQEALTRIGSYTFLIEALRLFTISSLDRGFKSAVASAITKYHITQLSREVISHAMDIHGGKGICMGPNNYLAQGFIESPLGITVEGANILTRSLIIFGQGAIRCHPYLLKEMTAASEKDLKAFDKAIFAHMGYVLSNQVRAFF; encoded by the coding sequence ATGCTGACCTTGGGATGGGTCATTTTATTTCTCGCGCTAGCCGTTATTCTCGCCTTCAATCGAGTTTCGCTCGTGGTTTGGAGCATTAGCTACGGTCTTCTCCTTATTCTTGTTTCCCTTGTAAGTTCAATAAGTCTGCCAGCAATGGTGAGTTTATGGGTGATTTTTTTACTCCTGGTTGTTTTATTTAATTTATTACCCTTACGCCGCCAAATTTTTTCAAAAAAAGCCTTGTCTTTTTATCATCAAAAAATGCCTCGTTTATCCTTGACGGAACGCCAGGCCTTAACTGCGGGGAATGTTGGCTGGGAAGGCGAATTATTTAGTGGCATGCCGGATTGGGATAAATTAAAAAATATACCGAAAGGTAAATTGTCGACCGAAGAGCAAGCGTTTTTGGAAGGGCCTGTTGAAGAACTATGCGGCATGATCAACGATTGGGACATTAACCAGCGGTGGTTTACCATCCCCGATTTTATTTGGGAACACTTAAAGCACCACGGTTTTTTTGGACTAATTATTCCCAAAAAATACGGGGGAAAAGAATTTTCCGCGTTAGCGCACACACAAATCCTTACGAAAATTTCCAGCGTTAGCATTGCCGTAGCCGTAGTGGTTAGCGTCCCGAACTCACTGGGGCCAGCGGAATTGTTATTAGCTTATGGTACTGAAGAACAAAAAAATTATTATTTACCGCGTTTAGCGAAGAGCGAAGAAATCCCTTGTTTTGCGCTGACCAGTCCTGTCGCTGGATCGGATGCTGGCTCGATTGAGGATTACGGTATTGTCTGCCATCATGAATTTAACGGAAAACGAGAGCTCGCTATTCGATTGAATTTGGATAAACGTTATATTACCTTAGCTCCGATCGCCACTTTAATCGGTATTGCCTTTAAATTATATGACCCCGATCACTTAATCGGTGATCGAGAAAATCTCGGCATTACCTGTGCACTCATCCCCGTTAATACACCCGGCGTTGTTACAGGACGACGTCATTTTCCTTTATGTTGTGCATTCCCCAATGGACCCACTCAAGGGAAAGACGTGATTGTGCCGCTCACTTATATTATTGGTGGCGTTAAAATGGCTGGACGGGGCTGGCGTATGTTAATGGAGAGATTGGCAGCGGATCGGAGTATTTCGGTGCCTTCTTTAGTCAGTGGAAGGGTTAAGTGGGCGGTTTATATGTGTGGTGCCTATGCGCGCATTCGCCGTCAATTTCACCTTCCTATCGGAAAATTTGGCGGCGTTCAAGAAGCGTTAACACGTATTGGCAGTTATACCTTTCTAATAGAAGCATTACGGCTATTTACAATTTCCTCTTTGGATCGCGGATTTAAATCGGCTGTCGCATCGGCAATCACCAAATATCATATTACTCAATTAAGTCGAGAAGTAATTAGTCACGCGATGGATATCCACGGCGGTAAGGGCATTTGTATGGGGCCCAATAATTATTTAGCGCAAGGGTTTATTGAAAGCCCGCTTGGTATTACGGTAGAAGGAGCCAATATATTAACGCGTTCACTTATTATTTTTGGACAGGGCGCTATTCGTTGTCATCCTTATTTATTAAAAGAAATGACAGCGGCGAGCGAGAAAGATTTAAAAGCTTTTGACAAAGCGATCTTTGCTCATATGGGATATGTTCTTTCGAACCAAGTACGTGCTTTTTTCTAG